A window of Synechococcus sp. MEDNS5 contains these coding sequences:
- a CDS encoding DEAD/DEAH box helicase, with amino-acid sequence MTQTPPQAAVPCAVDLTVSEHPPQSLPNEELFTTVIAPCNDAEPAERSDEESAEEASGFAGFGFSEALLQTLATKGYKEPSPIQSAAFPELMLGRDLVGQAQTGTGKTAAFALPLLERLDGRSTQPRVLVLAPTRELAMQVADSFKAYAAGHPHLNVLAIYGGSDFRSQIHALKRGVDVVVGTPGRVMDHMRQGTLDTTGLRSLVLDEADEMLRMGFIDDVEWILDQLPEERQVVLFSATMPNEIRRLSKRYLREPAEITIKTKDREAKRIRQRSITLQNSHKIEALNRVLEAVTGEGVIIFARTKAITLTVAESLEAAGHDVAVLNGDVPQNQRERTVDRLRKGTVNILVATDVAARGLDVDRIGLVINYDMPFDSEAYVHRIGRTGRAGRTGEAILFVTPRERRFVGNLERAVNQSIEPMDIPSNAEINQSRLDRLRDRLSQAAACEANDETSLLQELIQSVGQEQELTADQLALAALKLAVGDQPLLVSGDESWLQAPVRNDRRDDRRGGDRGRDRRRPERDARPPEENMTRYRVEVGHRDRVKPGNLVGAIANESGLQGRMIGRIQIFESHSFVDLPQGMPEDVFNALRRLKVLNRELQITQAS; translated from the coding sequence ATGACCCAGACACCCCCGCAGGCCGCAGTGCCTTGCGCCGTGGATCTCACTGTTTCTGAGCATCCTCCTCAATCACTGCCGAATGAGGAGCTGTTCACCACCGTGATCGCTCCCTGCAACGACGCCGAGCCTGCAGAGAGAAGCGATGAAGAGTCCGCTGAGGAAGCGTCTGGCTTTGCCGGATTTGGCTTCAGCGAAGCGCTGTTGCAAACCCTGGCAACCAAGGGCTACAAGGAACCCTCACCGATCCAGTCAGCAGCCTTTCCCGAGCTGATGCTCGGTCGTGACCTTGTGGGTCAAGCCCAGACGGGCACGGGCAAAACAGCGGCTTTCGCCTTGCCCCTGCTTGAGCGTCTGGACGGTCGCAGCACCCAACCTCGGGTGCTGGTGCTGGCCCCAACCCGGGAACTGGCCATGCAAGTGGCTGACTCATTCAAGGCTTATGCCGCCGGTCATCCCCACCTGAACGTGCTGGCGATTTACGGGGGATCCGATTTCCGCTCCCAGATCCATGCCCTCAAACGCGGGGTCGATGTGGTGGTGGGCACCCCAGGGAGGGTGATGGATCACATGCGACAAGGCACCCTCGACACCACCGGGCTTCGCAGCCTGGTGCTTGATGAAGCCGATGAAATGCTGCGCATGGGCTTCATCGACGACGTGGAGTGGATCCTTGACCAGCTCCCCGAGGAACGGCAGGTGGTGCTCTTCTCGGCAACGATGCCGAACGAAATCCGCCGCCTTTCGAAGCGTTACCTGCGCGAACCGGCTGAAATCACAATCAAAACCAAGGATCGGGAGGCGAAGCGCATCCGCCAGCGCTCAATCACCCTGCAGAACTCCCACAAGATCGAAGCACTCAACCGGGTTCTGGAGGCGGTCACCGGTGAGGGCGTGATCATTTTCGCCCGCACCAAAGCGATCACCCTCACGGTGGCCGAATCTCTTGAAGCAGCGGGACACGATGTGGCCGTCCTCAATGGAGACGTTCCGCAGAACCAGAGAGAGCGCACCGTGGATCGGCTGCGCAAGGGGACCGTCAACATTCTCGTGGCGACTGACGTTGCTGCACGCGGATTGGATGTGGACCGCATCGGTTTGGTGATCAACTACGACATGCCGTTCGACAGCGAGGCTTATGTGCACCGCATCGGCCGCACCGGACGCGCCGGTCGAACAGGGGAAGCGATTTTGTTCGTCACGCCGCGCGAACGACGTTTTGTGGGCAACCTTGAGCGTGCTGTGAACCAGTCCATCGAGCCGATGGACATTCCGAGCAACGCGGAGATCAATCAGAGCCGGTTGGATCGACTCAGGGATCGTCTCAGTCAGGCTGCCGCCTGCGAAGCCAATGACGAGACCTCCCTCTTGCAGGAACTCATTCAAAGTGTGGGCCAGGAGCAGGAGCTCACAGCAGATCAACTGGCTCTAGCTGCGTTGAAACTGGCCGTTGGCGATCAACCGCTTCTGGTGAGTGGTGATGAGAGTTGGCTTCAGGCACCTGTGCGTAACGACCGCCGCGATGACCGGCGGGGGGGGGACCGCGGACGGGATCGTCGTCGCCCCGAGCGAGATGCCCGCCCGCCTGAAGAGAACATGACGCGTTACCGGGTGGAGGTTGGCCACCGGGACCGCGTCAAGCCCGGGAATCTGGTGGGAGCCATCGCCAACGAGTCAGGCCTTCAGGGCCGCATGATCGGCCGAATTCAGATTTTTGAATCCCATAGTTTTGTCGATCTTCCGCAGGGGATGCCCGAGGATGTTTTCAATGCACTCCGACGCCTGAAGGTGCTGAATCGAGAACTGCAGATCACCCAAGCCTCCTGA
- a CDS encoding RNA-binding protein, with the protein MTIYIGNLSFQAEQEDLLDLFSQYGEVKSASLPLDRETGRKRGFGFVEMNTDEDEQKAIDDLQNVEWMGRMIRVNKATPRERTGGGGGGGRGGYGGGGGGGGYEGGGNRW; encoded by the coding sequence ATGACCATCTACATCGGCAACCTCTCCTTTCAGGCCGAGCAGGAAGACCTGCTCGATCTGTTCAGCCAGTACGGCGAGGTGAAGAGTGCCAGCCTTCCCCTCGATCGCGAAACCGGCCGCAAGCGCGGTTTCGGCTTCGTGGAAATGAACACCGACGAAGACGAACAGAAGGCCATCGATGACCTTCAGAACGTTGAGTGGATGGGTCGCATGATCCGCGTTAACAAGGCCACACCCCGCGAGCGCACCGGTGGCGGTGGCGGTGGCGGCCGCGGTGGATACGGCGGCGGTGGCGGCGGCGGCGGTTACGAAGGCGGTGGAAACCGCTGGTGA
- a CDS encoding ABC transporter ATP-binding protein: MPSSVAPAQSPAALSRLILHLRPYRRRVWMAASCSVINKIFDLAPPVLIGLAVDVVVQQDTSWLAKLGATTVPTQLTVLAVLSFIVWTAESLFEYLYGVLWRNLAQSTQHSLRLEAYDHLQKLEMDFFERDSSGRLLTVLNDDINQLERFLDHGANEILHLITTVLLVGSAMTVVAPGVALFSFLPIPVILWGSLRFQRQLAPRYREVRERAGNLAARLSNNLGGMLTIKSFANEAWELEQLRQESNAYRHCNRSAIRISAAFIPLIRFAILFAFLAILLIGGLQAWQGVIAVGTYSFLVFITQRLLWPLTTLGRTLDDYQRSMASTHRVLDLIDTPIRISGGTRTLDHARIKGEVRYEAVNFAYRDRPPLLKHFDLTIQAGSTLGIVGATGSGKSSLVKLLLRLYPLSGGQILLDGIAIDQLQLGDLRRAIALVSQDIYLFHGTVRDNIAYAAPEATDHAVRESARQAEALDFIDALPDGFDTVVGERGQRLSGGQRQRIALARAILKDAPILVLDEATAAVDNDTEAAIQRSLMHITVNRTTLVIAHRLSTVRHADRIVVMDQGRIVEDGTHDQLLHQPGAYADLWRVQAGLRGDEALAL; the protein is encoded by the coding sequence ATGCCGTCCTCTGTTGCTCCAGCACAAAGTCCGGCCGCACTCAGCCGCCTGATTCTCCACTTGAGGCCCTATCGGCGGAGAGTCTGGATGGCGGCCAGCTGCTCAGTGATCAACAAAATTTTCGACCTTGCTCCGCCAGTGCTGATCGGGCTGGCGGTGGATGTGGTAGTCCAGCAGGACACGTCCTGGCTGGCCAAGCTCGGAGCCACAACGGTGCCAACCCAGCTCACCGTGTTGGCAGTCCTGTCATTCATCGTCTGGACAGCTGAATCACTTTTTGAATATCTCTACGGCGTGCTGTGGCGCAATCTGGCCCAATCCACGCAGCACAGTCTTCGGCTTGAGGCCTACGACCATCTCCAGAAGTTGGAGATGGATTTTTTTGAGCGCGACAGCAGCGGCAGGCTGCTGACTGTTCTCAATGACGACATCAACCAGCTCGAGCGCTTTCTTGATCACGGTGCCAACGAAATCCTGCATCTGATCACCACCGTGCTGCTGGTCGGTAGTGCCATGACCGTTGTGGCCCCAGGGGTGGCGCTCTTCAGCTTTCTTCCCATTCCTGTGATTCTTTGGGGGTCTCTGCGTTTTCAACGGCAGCTTGCCCCGCGCTACCGCGAGGTCCGTGAACGGGCCGGCAACCTGGCAGCCCGGCTGAGCAACAACCTCGGCGGCATGCTCACGATCAAGAGCTTCGCCAATGAAGCCTGGGAGCTGGAGCAACTGCGGCAGGAGAGCAACGCTTACAGGCACTGCAACCGCAGCGCCATCCGCATCTCGGCCGCTTTCATCCCTCTCATTCGCTTCGCGATTCTGTTCGCGTTCCTGGCGATCCTCCTGATCGGAGGTCTCCAGGCGTGGCAGGGGGTGATCGCTGTGGGCACCTACAGCTTTCTCGTGTTCATTACCCAGCGGTTGCTCTGGCCCCTCACCACGCTCGGCCGCACGCTCGATGATTACCAGCGCTCCATGGCCTCCACTCACCGGGTGCTGGATCTGATCGACACGCCGATTCGCATCTCCGGGGGCACTCGGACCCTGGATCACGCTCGCATCAAGGGTGAAGTGCGTTACGAGGCCGTGAACTTCGCCTATCGGGACAGGCCACCGCTCCTGAAACACTTCGATCTCACCATTCAGGCAGGGAGCACCCTGGGAATTGTCGGCGCGACCGGATCAGGCAAAAGCTCTCTGGTGAAGCTTCTCCTGCGCCTGTATCCCCTGAGCGGAGGCCAGATCCTTCTTGATGGCATCGCGATCGATCAATTGCAGCTCGGTGACCTGCGGCGGGCGATCGCTCTCGTCAGCCAGGACATCTACCTCTTCCACGGCACCGTACGCGACAACATCGCCTACGCAGCTCCCGAGGCCACAGACCATGCAGTCCGTGAGTCGGCCCGCCAGGCGGAAGCGCTCGACTTCATCGATGCCCTGCCGGATGGCTTCGACACGGTGGTGGGCGAGCGAGGCCAGAGGCTCTCAGGTGGACAGCGTCAGCGCATCGCTCTCGCTCGCGCGATCCTCAAAGATGCACCGATTCTGGTGCTCGATGAGGCGACAGCCGCCGTTGACAACGACACTGAAGCGGCGATCCAGCGGTCCCTGATGCACATCACCGTTAACCGAACCACACTGGTTATTGCCCATCGCCTCAGCACGGTGCGTCATGCCGATCGAATCGTCGTCATGGATCAGGGACGCATTGTTGAGGACGGAACCCATGACCAACTCCTGCATCAGCCAGGTGCCTACGCAGACCTTTGGCGCGTTCAAGCTGGCCTGCGAGGCGACGAAGCTCTGGCCCTTTAA
- a CDS encoding cation:proton antiporter: protein MAASLHHMMEHPLGIFALLVAIAVLVPPLTRRLRLPDLVGLLAAGVLVGPHCLQWLDAQGETITLLSDIGAIYLLFTVGLEIDLEEFNRVKNRSIGFGFLVFAFGVATGVGIGQLFGFSLVPSLLLGALMATHTPLGYPIVRSYGAQRDESVIVSVGSTILTDIAALLLLAVALGLGRGNLTAAGMTGLFASIAIFSVGVVWAIRWLGRRLWMRSITDENRVFLTVLLALFIASLGAELAGVEKIVGAFLAGLAVNSVLPEGKVKEQVIFVGGALFIPIFFIHLGLLLNLGDLAASVNTLDFTALMLVGALGCKALAALIAGRWFGYSNNQILLMWSLAMPKVAATLATAFVGFQAGLLDATVLNSVLAVMVVTATLGPTLTTRSVVALMEPDESISKPILTSTTAHASATSASRAVVRRPLKIVVPISNPATEGRLLTIAARLLKGDDDKSGQLLPLALVSPNLEDARGGLNRALAAARERLKEASVIGNNLTVTTRCLLRLDEDIPGGMSRSALEQGADLLLIGAGRPDRLRNWLLGDLVDGVCRTAHCPVVVVNLKREPDTGFRRILVPIKDLSSSAREQFELALRLQDNATETSSTRITLLHIHDPRFNRHDRSWMRGELLSWSARDDAEELDLRIELCEGPGVDRIIHRLSRHHDLVILRSQRRRVAGLPIPASDRTSNLVNQLKCSSLVISDPLL from the coding sequence ATGGCAGCTTCTTTGCATCACATGATGGAACACCCGCTGGGCATTTTTGCCCTGCTGGTGGCCATCGCCGTGCTGGTCCCTCCCCTCACCCGACGCCTGCGACTGCCAGACCTCGTAGGCCTTTTGGCAGCAGGTGTTCTGGTAGGCCCCCACTGCCTGCAATGGCTTGATGCCCAGGGGGAAACCATCACCCTGCTTTCCGATATCGGCGCGATCTACCTGCTGTTCACCGTCGGCCTGGAGATCGATCTCGAGGAATTCAACCGCGTCAAAAACCGCTCGATTGGGTTCGGATTCTTGGTGTTTGCCTTTGGTGTGGCCACTGGGGTCGGAATTGGACAGCTTTTCGGGTTCTCCCTGGTCCCCAGCCTGCTGCTCGGGGCTCTGATGGCCACGCACACCCCCCTGGGGTATCCAATCGTGCGCAGCTACGGAGCCCAGCGTGATGAATCGGTGATCGTCAGCGTCGGCAGCACAATCCTCACGGACATCGCCGCGCTGCTCCTGCTGGCTGTCGCCCTCGGTCTTGGTCGCGGAAACCTGACGGCTGCAGGGATGACGGGGTTGTTCGCCAGCATCGCGATCTTCTCAGTGGGAGTTGTCTGGGCGATCCGCTGGCTCGGGCGACGTCTCTGGATGCGCAGCATCACCGATGAAAACCGCGTGTTTCTCACGGTGTTGCTGGCCCTGTTCATTGCCTCCCTCGGCGCTGAACTCGCGGGTGTCGAAAAAATCGTCGGCGCTTTTCTCGCCGGACTGGCGGTGAATTCAGTGCTGCCTGAAGGGAAAGTGAAGGAGCAGGTGATCTTCGTGGGCGGCGCGCTCTTCATCCCCATTTTCTTCATTCACCTTGGGCTGCTGCTCAATCTCGGTGACCTCGCCGCAAGTGTGAACACGCTCGACTTCACTGCCTTGATGCTGGTTGGGGCCCTGGGCTGCAAGGCCCTGGCCGCGCTGATCGCCGGCCGCTGGTTCGGATACAGCAACAATCAGATCCTGCTGATGTGGTCCCTGGCGATGCCGAAGGTGGCCGCCACGCTGGCCACAGCCTTCGTGGGATTTCAAGCCGGACTGCTTGATGCCACGGTGTTGAACAGTGTGCTCGCTGTGATGGTGGTAACGGCGACCCTGGGCCCGACGCTCACCACCCGCTCCGTGGTGGCGCTGATGGAACCAGACGAGAGCATCTCCAAACCGATCCTCACCAGCACAACAGCGCACGCAAGCGCCACCTCAGCCAGCCGAGCCGTTGTGCGAAGGCCTTTGAAGATCGTTGTGCCCATCTCGAATCCAGCCACCGAGGGGCGCCTTCTGACCATCGCGGCACGCCTGCTCAAAGGAGACGATGACAAGAGCGGACAGCTGCTGCCCCTCGCGCTTGTCAGCCCCAATCTCGAGGATGCCAGAGGTGGGCTCAACAGAGCCCTCGCCGCGGCCAGAGAGCGCCTCAAAGAAGCGTCAGTGATCGGCAACAACCTCACCGTGACCACCCGCTGCCTGCTGCGCCTGGATGAGGACATCCCTGGAGGCATGAGCCGCAGCGCCCTGGAGCAAGGGGCCGATTTGCTGCTGATCGGAGCAGGTCGTCCCGATCGCCTGCGCAACTGGTTACTCGGCGACTTGGTGGATGGAGTCTGCAGAACAGCTCACTGTCCGGTGGTGGTGGTGAATCTGAAGCGAGAACCCGATACAGGATTCCGCAGAATCCTTGTACCAATCAAGGATCTCTCCTCCAGTGCGCGGGAACAGTTCGAGTTGGCCTTGCGCCTTCAAGACAACGCAACCGAAACCAGCAGCACCCGCATTACCCTCCTGCATATTCATGACCCACGCTTTAATCGGCATGACCGGTCATGGATGCGCGGTGAGCTCCTCAGCTGGTCCGCTCGGGACGACGCCGAAGAACTTGACCTGCGCATTGAGCTCTGTGAAGGGCCTGGAGTCGATCGCATCATCCACCGCCTGAGCCGTCATCACGACTTGGTGATCCTGCGCTCTCAGCGACGCCGCGTTGCCGGTCTGCCGATCCCCGCCAGTGACCGCACCAGCAATCTGGTGAACCAGCTGAAATGCTCATCCCTGGTGATCAGCGACCCACTCCTCTGA
- a CDS encoding LCP family protein, protein MNHRQRVGTQTLLTAAAAGLTGGFLLAIPLSRTLMPEADVPPLIPVSNPFSAWSVFDNREVLVLGVDEGGGNTDAIFTVRLEAGRTSITQIPRDSYIDSRSFGPLKANALFARGGADAVKKELSRLMGRPIDHHILVNLEGIRTLSNLVGGVEVDVPKRLYYRDNSQGLLIDLQPGRQVLRGRELEGFLRWRHDGEGDLGRLERQKLVLKSLFSTLTKPQHLMKLPALINAAGSNLDTDLGAMELGGLITAMGLTELETERLPARPFFRNGISYLETEWPGERPRGSDATESSSWRYRFLF, encoded by the coding sequence ATGAACCACCGGCAACGCGTCGGAACCCAAACCCTCCTCACGGCAGCAGCCGCAGGGCTGACTGGAGGATTTCTGCTGGCGATTCCGCTGAGTCGGACTCTGATGCCGGAAGCAGACGTCCCGCCACTGATTCCAGTGAGCAATCCTTTCTCGGCCTGGTCAGTCTTCGACAATCGCGAGGTTTTGGTATTGGGAGTGGATGAAGGAGGCGGAAACACCGACGCCATCTTCACCGTGAGGCTCGAGGCGGGCCGGACCTCTATCACCCAGATTCCAAGGGACAGCTATATCGATTCACGCAGCTTCGGGCCGCTCAAGGCCAATGCCCTGTTTGCCCGTGGTGGTGCGGATGCCGTGAAGAAGGAGCTCTCACGACTGATGGGACGTCCGATCGACCACCACATCCTCGTCAACCTTGAAGGGATCCGCACCCTGAGCAATCTGGTGGGCGGCGTTGAGGTGGATGTTCCAAAGCGTCTTTACTACCGCGACAACAGCCAGGGATTACTGATCGATCTACAGCCGGGCCGCCAGGTGCTCCGCGGCCGTGAGTTGGAAGGATTCCTGCGCTGGCGCCATGACGGCGAAGGAGACCTCGGACGACTCGAACGCCAGAAGCTGGTTCTCAAGAGCCTGTTCAGCACCCTGACGAAACCCCAACATCTGATGAAGCTCCCAGCGCTGATCAACGCAGCGGGCAGCAATCTCGACACGGATCTCGGCGCGATGGAACTGGGAGGGTTGATCACAGCCATGGGACTCACCGAACTTGAAACTGAACGGCTGCCGGCGCGGCCTTTCTTTCGCAACGGCATCAGTTATCTGGAGACGGAGTGGCCGGGTGAGAGGCCCCGGGGCAGCGACGCCACTGAATCCAGCAGTTGGCGCTACCGCTTTCTGTTCTGA
- a CDS encoding FUSC family protein, which translates to MDGNLLKQSLRLGLSILITCAIAQHFQRITYLWYPLLAVITVVDDQDENSLQAARGRMLGTAVGGLVTFLVHSILTGWIGILVSLLITVPLLRRMGWSSGLSTAVVVTVMFLGIDAYTQLNWSYVFNRTVDTLVGIAVALMMGRLLWPKNRLARMQELHQKLESTLHQRLDIHSTALRGEGLTPPAINAEAITRQVLELQRLINIENSLGDRHARTLKRLRWAQRMSLWRCLQVRWLLVERLIQRVHQDLGTNTLPELSHYLSHHLSEPGAPAEALRLESSGSPLALPQRIALEEQVTRFRRLIRSQQLLDRAHQP; encoded by the coding sequence TTGGACGGAAATCTGCTGAAACAAAGTCTTCGACTGGGTCTCAGCATCCTGATCACCTGTGCCATTGCCCAACATTTTCAACGCATCACCTACCTCTGGTACCCCTTGCTGGCCGTCATCACCGTGGTCGATGACCAGGATGAAAACAGCCTGCAAGCGGCGCGCGGCAGGATGCTTGGCACAGCCGTTGGAGGCCTCGTCACCTTTCTGGTTCATTCCATCCTCACGGGCTGGATCGGAATCCTTGTGAGCTTGCTGATCACCGTTCCACTGCTCAGACGCATGGGTTGGTCGAGTGGGCTCTCAACAGCCGTTGTGGTGACGGTGATGTTTCTCGGCATCGATGCGTACACCCAACTCAACTGGAGCTACGTGTTCAACCGCACCGTCGACACGCTCGTGGGCATCGCGGTGGCGCTGATGATGGGACGGCTGCTCTGGCCGAAGAACCGTTTGGCCCGCATGCAGGAGTTGCATCAGAAACTTGAAAGCACCCTGCATCAACGGCTCGACATTCACAGCACCGCACTCAGGGGAGAAGGCCTCACGCCCCCGGCCATCAACGCGGAAGCGATCACCCGGCAGGTTCTGGAACTGCAACGCCTGATCAACATTGAAAACAGCCTGGGCGACAGACATGCGCGCACGCTGAAGCGCTTGCGCTGGGCTCAGCGGATGAGCCTCTGGCGATGTTTACAGGTGCGCTGGCTTCTGGTGGAGAGGCTGATCCAGCGCGTGCATCAGGACTTGGGAACGAACACGCTCCCCGAGCTGAGTCACTACCTGAGCCATCACCTCAGTGAGCCGGGAGCCCCAGCAGAAGCGCTGAGATTGGAGTCGAGCGGATCCCCGCTAGCGCTTCCTCAACGCATCGCCCTTGAAGAACAGGTCACCCGTTTCCGGCGGCTGATCCGCAGCCAACAGCTTTTGGACCGAGCCCATCAGCCATGA
- a CDS encoding FUSC family protein — protein MSKQPSSARPWVLRSDLRLALITGLGAGFGLLSPLDFGYYIPLTTAAVLSSSYGNSLNLSIQRMLGSVLGIVVLAVFSRGIQMPLPLALGLALATVRLLGGALGLQVGYKVAGNIVVMGWLVHEAVETSWGTARLFWTAVGIVLSLWATRSIWPSNSIPNQNQGLATLVDALSGEFSLEAERLEQDTPARLSMPSRRQRREALLRQLTAIRSQRESAQLELGVNPENHPLHELWSELDLLCSQLLSVLDGLRGLPAPIHSPAVIKALHRREAEVLRHLIVLLNTLAMDLRQPSLGEKQTLNLDTLSKLNRDLDAVSGQLMRSLERDTLQDHDAQAIAAARMRQIVLRASLIDHAASALRNCKPGMASSTPVTA, from the coding sequence ATGAGTAAACAACCCTCTTCAGCCCGTCCCTGGGTGCTTCGCTCCGATCTCCGCCTGGCACTGATCACAGGGTTGGGCGCGGGATTCGGACTGCTCAGCCCCCTCGACTTTGGCTATTACATCCCCCTGACAACCGCAGCGGTTTTATCGAGCAGCTACGGCAACTCCCTGAATCTCAGCATCCAACGGATGCTTGGCAGTGTGCTTGGGATTGTCGTGCTCGCTGTTTTTTCCCGAGGCATTCAGATGCCCCTCCCTCTGGCGCTCGGATTAGCCCTCGCAACGGTACGTCTCCTGGGTGGAGCGCTCGGTCTGCAAGTGGGCTACAAGGTGGCTGGCAATATCGTGGTAATGGGCTGGCTTGTCCATGAAGCAGTTGAAACCAGCTGGGGAACAGCAAGGCTTTTCTGGACGGCGGTCGGCATTGTTCTGTCGCTTTGGGCCACCCGAAGCATCTGGCCCAGCAACAGCATCCCCAACCAGAACCAGGGCTTAGCCACGTTGGTGGATGCCCTGAGTGGGGAGTTTTCTCTTGAAGCCGAGCGTCTTGAACAAGACACACCAGCACGGTTGTCGATGCCCAGCCGACGGCAACGTCGCGAAGCGTTGCTCAGGCAGCTCACCGCCATCCGCAGCCAGCGGGAGAGCGCGCAGCTGGAGCTGGGAGTCAATCCTGAAAATCACCCTCTGCATGAGCTCTGGAGCGAACTGGATCTTCTCTGCTCCCAACTGCTGTCCGTTCTGGATGGGCTTCGCGGTCTGCCTGCCCCGATTCATTCCCCAGCAGTGATCAAAGCGTTGCATCGACGAGAGGCTGAGGTTTTGCGCCATCTGATCGTCCTCCTCAACACCCTGGCCATGGATCTGCGCCAACCATCTCTGGGAGAGAAACAGACTCTCAATCTGGACACGCTCAGCAAGCTCAACCGCGACCTGGATGCCGTTTCAGGCCAATTGATGAGGAGTCTTGAAAGAGACACACTTCAGGACCACGACGCCCAAGCGATCGCCGCCGCAAGAATGCGACAAATTGTTCTACGGGCCTCACTGATCGATCACGCAGCTTCAGCACTGCGCAACTGCAAACCGGGGATGGCCAGCTCAACGCCTGTCACTGCTTAA
- a CDS encoding TolC family protein: MQLGRIVDKQRQDSSLIRITIQGTLLIPVIGGVLPAVVHSAPLQAGAAAPPLNLGGSTLQLERSWERLNQQLDSLDTLLGPAPALDASDDLLTPELPANLMDANRPAEGPLLDDNSRPDNPLALPGSASTATPVQSVTLEQSVAIAFRNNPSLQVQRERIEAQAARVASLSGTYWPTISVFADAEGFQSGSTTYSPYANNSFGFGPLFAEQGQAPNLALTNISATGSDEQAGPFFVPAGGGLYTVANGVESQAGLELNYAVIDFARTPRVRAAEARLEQFQQQYANQLRTLQLEVSEAYYQLQLNEQLVRIRDAVVRTDLIVLEDTLNLKQAGLVPRVDLLRRSATLATDQEDLIQALADRAVSRRALWSVLNLPADVIPSAADPITLSPAWPLNLEQTLLAAYDDNPELDAILATRRALALRQDETAAQLLPQLSLFASVGGLASVERIFNFSLIGGGCCGATFLPLEQVAGYDWSVGLAFNWMIFNAGVTSNAVKALSIQEQAATQAYAATRNAIRLRLERAFLNHEASLAKLLSARRAVGASKEAFRDSTLRYKTGLANEVDLSVTQTQLVNSLVNRLIATVDVNVTYAQLLRELLPMPRNPQQAIPATLTLEQSSLRSAPWP; the protein is encoded by the coding sequence ATGCAGCTTGGCAGGATCGTGGACAAGCAACGTCAGGACAGTTCCTTGATCAGGATCACCATCCAAGGAACTCTTCTGATCCCAGTGATAGGAGGCGTCCTGCCTGCCGTTGTTCACTCCGCTCCTTTACAGGCTGGCGCTGCTGCACCTCCCCTGAATCTTGGCGGCAGCACGCTGCAACTGGAACGCAGCTGGGAACGCCTCAATCAACAGCTCGACAGCCTTGACACCCTGCTCGGACCTGCACCAGCGCTGGATGCAAGCGATGACCTCCTGACTCCGGAGTTACCCGCCAATCTGATGGACGCCAACCGACCGGCAGAGGGTCCGTTGCTGGACGACAACAGTCGGCCAGACAATCCCCTCGCCCTTCCGGGCAGCGCCAGTACGGCCACCCCCGTGCAATCGGTCACCCTGGAGCAGTCAGTCGCCATCGCCTTCCGCAACAATCCTTCCCTGCAGGTGCAGCGTGAACGGATCGAAGCCCAGGCCGCCAGGGTGGCGTCGCTGTCCGGCACCTACTGGCCCACGATCAGCGTGTTTGCCGACGCCGAGGGATTCCAAAGCGGCAGCACGACTTATTCGCCCTACGCCAACAACTCGTTTGGATTCGGGCCTTTGTTTGCCGAACAAGGACAGGCACCAAATCTTGCCCTCACCAACATCAGCGCCACGGGGAGTGATGAGCAGGCAGGACCCTTTTTCGTTCCTGCCGGCGGTGGCCTCTATACCGTAGCCAACGGAGTGGAATCCCAGGCTGGACTGGAACTGAATTATGCAGTGATCGATTTCGCGCGCACCCCCAGGGTGCGGGCCGCTGAAGCCAGGCTCGAACAGTTCCAGCAGCAGTACGCCAACCAGCTTCGGACCCTGCAGTTGGAAGTCAGCGAGGCCTATTACCAGCTTCAACTCAACGAGCAGTTGGTGCGCATCCGCGACGCCGTGGTGAGAACGGATTTGATCGTGTTGGAAGACACCCTGAATCTCAAACAGGCTGGTCTGGTGCCACGCGTTGACCTGCTGCGCCGCAGTGCCACCCTCGCCACAGATCAGGAAGATCTCATCCAGGCTCTTGCTGACCGCGCGGTCTCCAGACGGGCTCTCTGGAGCGTGCTCAATCTGCCTGCTGATGTGATTCCCAGCGCCGCTGACCCGATCACCCTCTCACCGGCCTGGCCCCTGAATCTTGAACAGACGCTGCTGGCCGCTTATGACGACAACCCAGAACTCGACGCGATCCTTGCCACAAGGCGGGCGCTGGCCTTGCGCCAGGACGAGACTGCGGCCCAGCTGCTTCCCCAGCTCAGCCTGTTTGCCTCTGTTGGCGGACTGGCCTCTGTGGAGCGCATCTTCAACTTTTCCCTCATCGGTGGCGGCTGCTGTGGCGCCACATTTCTGCCGCTGGAGCAGGTCGCCGGATACGACTGGTCGGTCGGTCTGGCGTTCAACTGGATGATCTTCAATGCCGGTGTCACCTCCAATGCCGTCAAAGCGCTGTCCATCCAGGAACAAGCCGCAACCCAGGCCTATGCGGCCACTCGCAATGCCATCCGCCTTCGCCTTGAACGGGCCTTCTTGAACCATGAGGCCAGCCTCGCCAAGCTGCTTTCAGCGCGTCGTGCCGTGGGAGCCAGCAAGGAAGCCTTCCGTGACAGCACCCTTCGCTACAAAACAGGCCTTGCCAATGAAGTGGATCTCTCCGTCACCCAAACCCAGCTGGTGAACTCCCTGGTCAATCGCCTGATCGCCACCGTGGATGTGAATGTCACCTACGCCCAGCTGCTCAGGGAACTGCTTCCCATGCCTCGCAACCCGCAGCAGGCCATTCCAGCAACCCTCACCCTCGAGCAGTCGTCGCTTCGATCAGCTCCCTGGCCTTGA